Proteins from a single region of Eremothecium gossypii ATCC 10895 chromosome VI, complete sequence:
- the GWT1 gene encoding glucosaminyl-phosphotidylinositol O-acyltransferase (Syntenic homolog of Saccharomyces cerevisiae YJL091C (GWT1)): MNALKERKEAFVSGLEGGSIAEINLVTTVALTAYFGWQLLNRRLDSVPLVVDFLLNWAGLLLSITVYANDPVLLNLLIAVPCIVQLQILGRSSQRKTQPQKGKESARLGLDRKPFITAYRGGMLIITCLAILAVDFPVFPRRFAKVETWGTSLMDLGVGSFVFSNGLVAASALLKQEISGQRPPLWSRLVSSVRSAGILLALGVARLVSVKGLEYQEHVTEYGTSWNFFFTLALVPLAMILVDPICTYVPRVFIALLLSVFSEYLLQKEGFLQFMIMSKRDNFFNSNREGILSFLGYCAIFLLGQNTGFYVLGNRPTVNNLYRPSGQSWQQNRRQRLSAWDKWTSVTPLAGLLAWFFITVALFQLTMAYHPYTVSRRFANLPYVLWVAAYNLGFLSMYCMVDSLFNLSQHSNNVPVTLDAVNSNGLFVFLLANCLTGLINMNMNTLDSTLTVQIAALFGYATVIASVAIIMYKCRIFIKL; this comes from the coding sequence ATGAATGCGCTTAAGGAACGTAAGGAGGCGTTTGTCTCTGGACTTGAAGGTGGCAGCATCGCAGAGATCAATTTGGTGACAACAGTCGCTCTAACAGCATACTTTGGGTGGCAATTACTGAACAGACGGTTGGATAGTGTGCCACTCGTCGTGGACTTTCTTCTGAACTGGGCGGGGCTTCTGCTCTCGATTACCGTCTATGCTAATGACCCCGTCCTGCTGAACCTGCTGATTGCTGTGCCCTGCATTGTTCAGCTGCAGATCTTGGGGCGCTCCTCGCAGCGCAAAACGCAGCCGCAAAAGGGCAAGGAGAGCGCGCGCCTCGGACTGGACAGGAAGCCCTTTATCACTGCGTATAGAGGGGGCATGCTGATAATCACATGCCTGGCAATTTTGGCAGTCGACTTTCCGGTGTTTCCGAGACGGTTCGCGAAGGTCGAGACCTGGGGTACGTCGCTGATGGACCTCGGAGTGGGCTCATTTGTCTTCAGCAATGGCCTTGTTGCAGCCAGTGCACTACTCAAGCAAGAGATCTCCGGCCAGCGGCCGCCGCTTTGGAGCCGCCTGGTCTCTTCGGTGCGGTCCGCCGGTATACTTTTGGCGCTTGGGGTGGCCCGGCTGGTTAGTGTCAAGGGCTTGGAGTACCAAGAGCATGTCACTGAGTATGGCACTAGCTggaacttcttcttcaCCTTGGCGCTCGTACCGCTGGCAATGATACTTGTCGACCCCATTTGCACGTATGTGCCACGGGTGTTCATTGCTCTCTTATTATCGGTATTCTCGGAGTATCTTCTGCAGAAAGAGGGTTTCCTACAGTTTATGATTATGTCAAAGAGAGATAACTTCTTCAATTCTAACAGGGAAGGTATACTGTCATTCCTGGGCTATTGCGCGATATTTCTACTGGGCCAGAACACCGGATTTTATGTGCTGGGTAATCGGCCAACCGTGAACAACTTATATCGTCCTTCAGGGCAATCATGGCAGCAAAATCGCAGACAAAGGCTTTCCGCATGGGACAAGTGGACATCTGTGACCCCCTTGGCTGGATTACTGGCCTGGTTCTTTATCACAGTGGCTCTTTTCCAGCTCACTATGGCATACCATCCATATACCGTTTCGAGACGTTTCGCAAATCTTCCATATGTGTTATGGGTTGCCGCGTATAACCTGGGATTCCTATCGATGTATTGCATGGTCGACTCTCTCTTCAACCTAAGTCAGCATTCCAATAACGTACCAGTAACCTTGGACGCCGTCAATTCCAATGGTCTGTTTGTATTCCTGCTCGCCAATTGCTTAACTGGCCTGATCAATATGAATATGAATACGCTAGACAGCACACTTACAGTCCAGATTGCCGCGCTTTTCGGCTACGCGACAGTTATTGCTTCAGTTGCTATTATTATGTATAAATGCAGGATATTCATTAAACTATAA
- the DPB11 gene encoding protein kinase activating protein DPB11 (Syntenic homolog of Saccharomyces cerevisiae YJL090C (DPB11)) — protein MSKPFQGITFCPTGVADSELAELHRRVVQLGGAFSRDLTAEVHVLVVGNQQSAKYRYVVRQRADVVLVEPQGVEEVYARWLAGEEALGPEGEGGREQALRALRRRFQPGPFGGFYVFIGRVAGGRVSAAELQQLCESGGARRVVTSHFVRDTASSARSVFVTDCAEGARAAAAREQGVAVVHPKWVTDCVRRGAVVEMEEYELARWAGAAWEEVGRDACACWAALEAAAARSAEREARPARLSGRMRRSGTELWARRVEGGGSARPAAADAPAAAREAGATARGLFGGYGFSLFGFSARQRAVLERVLGLHDGASCEYPGVCEGARAVYLCPSELAVDRLPAGVEWTTEFYVERCLHYRELLPADPWARPFYTAFRAQPAAALLRGHAQLTVHMTGFQGVELLHMNKLLGHLERMGVQNTPTLTPKTDVLLVNLAQLNSIPEEHTLRQNKYAAMFAMRREHNQVFRDVMKRKIEFANRHSIPLVTPGFLLELFGRAARAKRDRTSGKLYLNDSNWCIVSPRGAREDYLITLDVSEPALPSPSRAHVDVAAIKLLKGDGKTPAKESGRKAMRQATARPRLAPPSPTPAETHPAKRQKLADLEPLKRSASWGSIMAADSAEPERSASSPERASATDDEENYTQVTYGTSDTKSEHEKPAGRRKTRQSYKDLL, from the coding sequence ATGAGCAAGCCTTTCCAGGGGATAACATTCTGCCCCACAGGGGTGGCCGACAGCGAGCTGGCGGAGCTCCATCGGCGGGTGGTACAGTTAGGGGGGGCGTTCTCGCGGGACCTAACCGCGGAGGTGCACGTGCTCGTGGTGGGCAACCAGCAGTCTGCGAAGTATCGGTACGTGGtgcggcagcgcgcagACGTGGTGCTGGTGGAGCCGCAGGGCGTGGAGGAGGTGTACGCGCGGTGGCTAGCGGGggaggaggcgctggggccggagggcgagggcgggcgcgagcaggcgctgcgggcgctgcggcggcggttCCAGCCGGGGCCGTTTGGCGGGTTCTACGTTTTCATCGGGCGGGTGGCGGGCGGACGCGTGTCGGCGGCagagctgcagcagctgtgCGAGAGCGGGGGGGCGCGGCGGGTGGTGACGAGCCACTTTGTGCGCGACACGGCGtcgagcgcgcgcagcgtgTTTGTGACGGACTGCGCGGagggcgcgcgggcggctgcggcgcgggAGCAGGGTGTAGCGGTGGTGCACCCGAAGTGGGTGACGGACTGCGtgcggcggggcgcggtGGTGGAGATGGAGGAGTACGAGCTGGCGCGATGGGCCGGGGCTGCGTGGGAGGAGGTAGGGCGCGACGCGTGTGCGTGCTGggcggcgctggaggcggcggcggcgcgcagcgcggagCGCGAGGCGCGGCCCGCGCGGCTGTCGGGGCGGATGCGGCGGAGCGGGACGGAGCTGTGGGCGCGGCGCGTGgagggcggcggcagcgcgcggccggcggcggcggacgcgccggcggcggcgcgcgaggCGGGCGCGACGGCACGGGGGCTCTTCGGCGGCTACGGGTTCAGCCTGTTCGGGTTCAgcgcgcggcagcgcgcggtgCTGGAGCGCGTGCTGGGGCTGCACGACGGCGCGAGCTGCGAGTACCCGGGCGTGTGCGagggcgcgcgcgcggtgTACCTGTGCCCGAGCGAGCTGGCGGTGGACCGGCTGCCGGCGGGCGTGGAGTGGACTACGGAGTTCTACGTGGAGCGCTGTCTGCACTAccgcgagctgctgccggcGGACCCGTGGGCACGGCCGTTCTACACGGCGTTCCGCGCGCagccggccgcggcgctgctgcgcgggCACGCGCAGCTGACGGTGCACATGACCGGGTTCCAGGGcgtggagctgctgcacatGAACAAGTTGCTGGGACACCTCGAGCGGATGGGCGTGCAGAACACGCCGACGCTGACGCCCAAGACGGACGTGCTGCTGGTCAACCTGGCCCAGCTCAACTCGATCCCCGAGGAGCACACGCTCCGGCAGAACAAATATGCCGCCATGTTCGCAATGCGGCGCGAGCACAACCAGGTGTTCCGCGATGTGATGAAGCGCAAAATCGAGTTTGCCAACAGGCACTCGATCCCGCTGGTTACGCCGGGCTTTTTGCTCGAACTATTCGGGCGTGCAGCCCGCGCGAAGCGCGACCGCACATCCGGCAAGCTGTACCTCAACGACAGCAATTGGTGCATTGTTAGTCCGCGCGGCGCACGTGAAGATTACCTAATAACCCTCGATGTGTCGGAGCCCGCGCTCCCCTCCCCCTCGCGTGCCCATGTGGACGTCGCTGCAATTAAGCTTCTGAAGGGGGATGGCAAGACGCCGGCCAAGGAGTCCGGTCGCAAGGCTATGCGCCAGGCgacggcgcggccgcgtttggcgccgccgtcgccgaCCCCCGCCGAAACTCACCCCGCGAAACGGCAGAAGCTCGCAGATCTAGAGCCTTTGAAACGCTCCGCGAGCTGGGGTAGCATTATGGCTGCGGATAGCGCGGAGCCAGAGCGCTCTGCGAGCTCACCCGAGAGGGCGTCGGCGACAGATGACGAAGAGAACTACACGCAGGTAACCTATGGCACTAGTGACACCAAGTCTGAGCACGAGAAGCCTGCGGGTCGCCGAAAAACCCGGCAGTCATATAAGGATCTTTTGTAA
- the TRL1 gene encoding tRNA ligase (Syntenic homolog of Saccharomyces cerevisiae YJL087C (TRL1)) has protein sequence MEGPLAENMTVNDVKQLVTELETASQLTKRGKASKVLCTLKYSGIKVNSWRFNEWDYGKNNISMPCNARGLFIIDDPEKPEIVARGYDKFFNVEEIAATAWKELERTTEGPYEVSLKENGCIIFIAGRPDGELVVCSKHSTGPRDDTDRNHAEAGEQFLRKLLEEAGASVETLARELYAMNCTAVAEYCDDAFEEHIIPYARDRAGLYLHGLNKNTREFQTLPMPEVKSFAEKYHLKIVDYFVKPDIETLRSFLQQCSIKGSYNDQEVEGFVIRCRKRDGHAFLFKYKFEEPYLLYRQWREATKDYINSRMRTYNFKKHRFITNKYLDFVIPLLDQDPDLCKEYIQGKGIIKLRKMFLEDFGMSGLDIMNSKTIKELEEQYASELDKVDENTKFIFIPVATVGCGKTTVALALKNIFGESWGHIQNDNIVTKDKSKLMRDALEFLQKDTSRAVIVDRNNHMPFERKQLFEWLEKMKENYIPYNSAVKVVCLSFLTYKDVESVREITKSRVAERGDNHQSIKALSEPEKAIMILDGFLKRFRAVNDQRSPDNMFDKIIQLKVLEENSSLTNIRTILEELHASYPTLVPELPSDSVIEESFKNTLSYKPTFTKIIKSSPRNTKYKPTYWGAELSDPKLFINQVSDLIVRKRPEYLRGVLDIVEEAMIQKSFHVTLIHCSAKRGNKEEKDMWAEYNKRYANHLVKPEKAPCQPPKYIETTDFIKFSIDKLLWDDKIMTATVSTDKLIYDSTGEAVPILRLLNTYAHITVGTRKAGVQAVYSNELCRRFHEKHGEEEGSFSEGMNCIRFPEPVQVVAAVRINIY, from the coding sequence ATGGAAGGTCCATTAGCTGAGAATATGACAGTAAATGACGTTAAGCAACTAGTGACCGAGCTGGAAACGGCGTCTCAGCTTACCAAACGGGGTAAAGCCTCTAAAGTGCTATGCACATTAAAATATTCCGGCATTAAGGTCAATAGCTGGCGATTCAACGAGTGGGACTATGGGAAGAACAATATAAGCATGCCATGTAATGCGCGAGGGCTATTCATAATCGATGACCCTGAGAAGCCGGAAATTGTGGCTCGCGGCTACGATAAGTTCTTCAACGTGGAAGAAATCGCTGCCACGGCTTGGAAAGAGTTAGAGCGAACCACCGAGGGCCCCTATGAAGTGAGTTTGAAAGAGAACGGGTGTATTATATTCATTGCAGGAAGGCCTGACGGGGAGCTAGTTGTGTGCTCAAAGCACTCTACAGGTCCGCGTGATGACACTGACAGAAATCATGCCGAAGCCGGCGAACAATTTCTACGAAAACTGCTAGAAGAGGCAGGTGCTTCTGTTGAAACATTGGCGCGCGAGCTGTATGCGATGAACTGCACAGCTGTGGCAGAGTACTGCGATGACGCTTTTGAAGAGCACATTATCCCGTACGCACGTGACCGCGCGGGCCTATACTTGCATGGGCTCAACAAGAATACCAGAGAATTCCAGACGCTGCCAATGCCTGAGGTGAAGAGCTTTGCAGAGAAGTACCATTTAAAGATTGTGGACTACTTTGTAAAGCCTGACATAGAGACACTTCGCAGTTTTCTGCAACAATGCAGCATAAAGGGCTCTTACAATGATCAGGAGGTTGAAGGCTTTGTGATCCGCTGCAGGAAGAGAGATGGGCACGCATTTTTGTTCAAGTATAAATTTGAGGAGCCTTACCTGCTATACAGACAGTGGCGCGAAGCGACGAAGGATTATATCAACAGTAGAATGCGGACCTACAACTTCAAAAAGCATCGCTTTATCACAAACAAATACTTGGACTTTGTTATCCCTTTGCTGGATCAAGATCCTGATCTCTGCAAGGAGTATATACAAGGTAAGGGAATTATCAAGTTACGAAAAATGTTCCTAGAAGACTTTGGGATGTCTGGATTGGATATTATGAACTCGAAGACTATAAAAGAGCTCGAGGAACAGTATGCATCTGAGCTCGATAAGGTAGACGAGAATACCAAGTTCATTTTCATCCCTGTGGCCACGGTTGGTTGTGGAAAGACGACAGTCGCGCTGGCATTGAAGAATATTTTTGGAGAGTCCTGGGGCCACATACAGAATGATAATATTGTTACTAAGGATAAGAGCAAATTGATGCGTGACGCGCTAGAGTTTCTACAAAAGGATACTTCAAGAGCTGTAATTGTGGACAGAAACAATCATATGCCGTTCGAGCGGAAACAACTTTTCGAATGGTTGGAAAAGATGAAGGAGAATTATATTCCGTACAACAGTGCAGTCAAAGTCGTGTGTTTATCATTTTTGACTTACAAGGATGTGGAATCCGTTAGAGAAATAACTAAATCCCGCGTTGCAGAAAGAGGCGACAACCATCAATCTATTAAAGCTTTATCGGAGCCAGAAAAGGCAATTATGATCTTAGATGGGTTCCTCAAGAGGTTTCGCGCGGTTAACGACCAGCGGAGCCCTGACAATATGTTTGACAAGATTATTCAGCTCAAAGTGCTTGAAGAAAACTCTTCTTTAACAAATATAAGAACGATCCTAGAAGAACTGCATGCTAGTTATCCCACACTAGTCCCAGAACTACCGTCCGATAGTGTGATAGAGGAGTCATTTAAGAATACACTGTCATACAAACCGACGTTCACAAAGATCATCAAATCCAGTCCTCGCAATACGAAGTACAAGCCTACTTATTGGGGCGCTGAATTATCTGATCCGAAGCTGTTCATAAATCAGGTCAGTGATTTAATCGTAAGAAAACGCCCAGAATACCTCCGCGGAGTATTAGACATAGTGGAAGAAGCGATGATTCAAAAATCATTCCATGTTACTCTTATCCACTGCTCTGCCAAACGGGGCAATAAGGAAGAGAAGGATATGTGGGCTGAGTACAATAAAAGATACGCTAATCATCTCGTCAAACCGGAGAAAGCGCCCTGTCAGCCACCAAAGTACATAGAAACCACCGATTTCATCAAGTTTTCGATTGATAAACTGTTATGGGATGACAAAATCATGACTGCTACCGTAAGCACCGACAAACTAATCTATGATTCCACTGGCGAGGCTGTTCCTATTCTCAGACTATTGAACACATATGCGCATATCACCGTGGGGACTAGAAAAGCGGGCGTTCAGGCTGTATACTCTAATGAGCTCTGCCGCCGGTTCCATGAGAAACATGGAGAAGAGGAGGGCTCTTTCAGTGAAGGAATGAACTGCATTAGATTCCCCGAGCCAGTCCAAGTCGTGGCTGCCGTTAGAATTAACATATATTAA
- the SIP4 gene encoding Sip4p (Syntenic homolog of Saccharomyces cerevisiae YJL089W (SIP4)) — protein MGKRKYGSLSAHDGQTIELSNMKRSSQACDRCRLKKIKCDGLRPSCTSCKKIGYQCKTSDKLTRRGFPRGYTEMLEREVIKLQRLHGGEGMAPAPAQTSPLPFINDSFHYYVNYTDGETYLGNATWQAVLNGGLEAAVVPSDDASLAQYLDRTFQIDGTGLPAVLARLHGNDIAAARAAARARVSAFVKEHVLVPLLHGNNWKARLKGALAAGRGREEDPTAILAAMYVLQWNYSLFSPEALFNVTKVVVVLSRDGLSALQMLLLATYYFMSLPKQLTTRQTPATAWTIQLVHLAFSQVTAQGLFINYKKLLPVGAADEKGAAARDSAELYETRLLTFWSFQLLSALWSLLQGLPKTNFLADEFHPPSVSSLNIPSLRPFEILLEHILQLDGCNVLQVMQAQNPRYTYVVESFRHTLNHWKLYHNLQDHDLNEITVNNNDRIEIQLTLSYLLPRWLTEQDSPDSHHLSWEILSLYYLLIANEQGSAATASQPPVLKLIHFLPWDNWNLISACFQNLTKAPQDIDRYTYEKYRDLVTNWTHLWYEDDFAYKNAMERFDVKDSERFGKPVNLPQLIRSMRSGPAQNTSNRPLLRPLRSSSNLSTEDPFNMFSSVPPVENLPSQWFLMSPGIDVVSNYTSSANTNAVSVGQTNNSYAAVPPYNYGTVAAVGLNSLITTETFPSLAEDEDGYVEDDENEDDDEGGPITFGMHRRSNPHTLQQAENQALFSHSIPTRKVVARDQVLIGGKAHLGRKNISTDRVSACSPAKDSKLSHARYGLVPDSLGSEATSQGNQLDNPRIQKKTPPNTAPHVNSPSTATPRSLVDLLILPMTTEKTSGDGITTPKEEDTVVRSKA, from the coding sequence ATGGGCAAGCGAAAGTACGGGAGCTTGTCGGCGCACGACGGGCAGACGATCGAGCTGTCCAACATGAAGCGGTCGTCGCAGGCGTGTGACCGGTGCCGGCTCAAGAAGATCAAGTGCGACGGGCTGCGGCCGAGCTGCACGTCGTGCAAGAAGATCGGGTACCAATGCAAGACCAGCGACAAGCTGACGCGGCGCGGGTTCCCGCGGGGGTACACGGAGATGCTGGAGCGGGAGGTGATCAagctgcagcggctgcaTGGGGGCGAGGGCAtggcgccggcgccggcgcagaCGTCGCCGCTGCCGTTCATCAACGACTCGTTCCACTACTACGTGAACTACACGGACGGGGAGACGTACCTGGGGAACGCGACGTGGCAGGCGGTGCTGAACGGGGGGCTGGAGGCGGCGGTGGTGCCGTCGGACGACGCGTCGCTGGCGCAGTACCTGGACCGGACGTTCCAGATCGACGGGACGGGGCTGCCGGCGGTGCTGGCGCGGCTGCACGGGAACGACAtagcggcggcgcgggcggcggcgcgggcgcgggtGTCTGCGTTTGTGAAGGAGCACGTGCTggtgccgctgctgcacggGAACAACTGGAAGGCGCGCCTGAAGGGCGCGCTGGCcgccgggcgcgggcgcgagGAGGACCCGACGGCGATCCTGGCGGCGATGTACGTGCTACAGTGGAACTACAGCCTGTTCAGCCCGGAGGCGCTGTTCAACGTGACGaaggtggtggtggtgctgTCGCGGGACGGGCTGTCGGCGCTGCAgatgctgctgctggcgacGTACTACTTCATGTCGTTGCCGAAGCAGCTGACGACGCGCCAGACGCCGGCGACGGCGTGGACGATCCAGCTGGTGCACCTGGCGTTCTCGCAGGTGACGGCGCAGGGGCTGTTCATCAACTACAAGAAGCTGCTGCCTgtgggcgcggcggacgagaagggcgcggcggcgcgcgaCTCCGCGGAGCTGTACGAGACGCGGCTGCTAACGTTCTGGTCATTCCAGCTGCTGAGCGCGCTGTGGTCGCTTCTACAGGGGCTGCCTAAGACGAACTTTCTGGCCGACGAGTTCCACCCGCCCTCCGTGTCGAGTCTGAATATCCCGTCTCTCCGCCCCTTTGAAATTCTGCTTGAGCACATCTTGCAGCTAGATGGCTGCAACGTTCTGCAGGTGATGCAGGCCCAGAATCCGAGATACACCTATGTCGTCGAGTCGTTCAGACACACTTTGAATCACTGGAAGCTGTATCACAACCTGCAGGACCACGATCTCAACGAAATCACTGTGAACAACAACGACAGGATAGAGATCCAACTCACGCTCTCATACCTGCTTCCGCGCTGGCTAACGGAGCAGGACTCTCCCGATTCGCACCACTTGTCGTGGGAGATCTTGTCGCTGTACTATTTGTTGATTGCTAACGAGCAGGGCTCTGCGGCAACCGCGTCTCAGCCCCCCGTTTTGAAGCTGATCCACTTTCTGCCATGGGACAACTGGAACCTCATTTCTGCATGTTTCCAGAatctgaccaaggccccCCAAGACATTGACCGTTATACCTATGAGAAGTACCGCGATTTGGTGACCAATTGGACCCACCTCTGGTACGAGGACGACTTCGCATACAAAAATGCGATGGAGCGCTTTGACGTCAAGGACAGTGAGCGCTTTGGAAAGCCTGTTAACCTCCCTCAACTCATCCGCAGCATGCGTAGCGGGCCCGCGCAGAATACATCGAATCGGCCGCTGCTTCGACCCCTAAGGTCTTCGTCGAATCTCTCGACGGAGGACCCCTTCAACATGTTCAGCAGCGTCCCCCCCGTCGAAAATCTTCCCTCACAGTGGTTCTTGATGTCGCCTGGGATTGATGTCGTCTCCAATTACACATCCTCAGCCAATACCAATGCCGTTTCTGTCGGCCAGACCAATAATAGTTATGCTGCTGTGCCCCCGTACAACTACGGCACCGTAGCAGCTGTAGGTCTAAATAGTCTCATTACTACGGAGACGTTTCCGTCGCTGGCCGAGGACGAGGATGGATATGTggaggacgacgagaatgaggacgacgacgagggAGGACCAATAACTTTCGGAATGCACCGGCGGTCCAACCCCCACACGCTCCAACAAGCAGAAAATCAGGCCTTATTTAGCCATAGCATCCCCACACGTAAAGTCGTGGCGCGCGATCAGGTTCTGATAGGCGGTAAGGCTCATCTTGGGCGAAAAAATATCTCCACAGATAGGGTGTCCGCTTGCTCGCCAGCCAAAGACTCCAAATTGTCCCACGCCCGTTATGGGCTTGTGCCTGACTCATTGGGCAGCGAAGCCACTTCCCAAGGAAACCAACTTGATAACCCACGCATTCAGAAAAAGACGCCACCCAATACTGCCCCACATGTCAATTCTCCTTCGACTGCTACTCCGAGATCGTTAGTAGACTTACTTATATTGCCCATGACAACTGAAAAGACCTCTGGAGACGGGATTACCACACCAAAAGAAGAAGATACAGTTGTCAGGAGCAAGGCCTGA
- the ARG3 gene encoding ornithine carbamoyltransferase (Syntenic homolog of Saccharomyces cerevisiae YJL088W (ARG3)) yields MWFSLEQGSRILKHHTSFQYRRMTATPGSPKHLVSIKDLADHEFAELVSRAEYFKGLFKAQDKAECQKSHQELMGKTIALIFSKRSTRTRISTEGAAAFFGAQPMFLGKDDIQLGVNESLYDTIKVISSMVACIFARVGKHSEIQEFVKHSKVPVINSLCDKFHPLQAICDMLTIKEHFNYQEKKLKLAWIGDANNVINDMAIAALKLGIDVVVATPQGIELDADIVDAAKEVCKRTGTTIQLTHDSVAAAKDAHVLVTDTFVSMGEEYMYEAKMRQFKGFQINAELCKHAAPDYKFMHCLPRHQEEVTDDIFYGDHSIVFQEAENRLYAAMAAIDIFVNKNGDFSGLN; encoded by the coding sequence ATGTGGTTTTCTCTGGAGCAAGGAAGCCGCATATTGAAACACCATACATCCTTCCAATACCGCAGAATGACAGCCACACCAGGTTCTCCAAAGCATCTAGTATCTATAAAAGACCTGGCCGACCATGAGTTCGCGGAATTGGTGTCCAGAGCAGAATATTTCAAAGGGCTTTTCAAGGCGCAAGATAAGGCTGAATGCCAAAAGTCCCACCAGGAACTGATGGGGAAGACGATCGCATTGATATTCTCGAAAAGATCTACCAGAACCCGCATATCCACGGAgggtgcggcggcgttTTTTGGCGCGCAACCCATGTTTCTGGGTAAGGATGACATCCAGTTGGGCGTGAACGAGTCTCTTTACGACACGATAAAAGTGATCTCGTCGATGGTAGCATGCATTTTTGCTCGAGTGGGCAAGCATTCGGAAATACAGGAGTTTGTAAAGCACTCGAAGGTGCCGGTAATCAATTCGCTATGTGACAAGTTTCATCCGCTACAGGCCATCTGTGATATGCTAACGATCAAAGAACACTTCAACTATCAAGAAAAGAAGCTGAAATTGGCCTGGATTGGGGATGCTAACAACGTCATCAACGATATGGCAATTGCTGCTTTGAAGCTGGGTATCGATGTCGTCGTCGCGACTCCACAGGGCATCGAGCTGGACGCAGATATAGTGGACGCTGCGAAGGAGGTCTGCAAGCGGACCGGCACAACTATACAACTAACTCACGACTCCGTTGCGGCTGCTAAGGACGCCCACGTACTGGTTACAGATACCTTTGTATCCATGGGGGAAGAATACATGTATGAGGCCAAAATGCGCCAATTCAAGGGGTTCCAGATTAATGCTGAGCTCTGTAAGCATGCTGCTCCTGATTATAAGTTCATGCACTGTCTTCCAAGACATCAGGAGGAAGTGACTGATGATATCTTCTATGGAGATCATTCTATTGTATTCCAGGAAGCGGAGAACAGGCTATATGCTGCTATGGCAGCGATAGATATTTTTGTAAATAAAAATGGAGACTTCAGTGGTCTAAACTAG
- a CDS encoding AFR097Wp (Syntenic homolog of Saccharomyces cerevisiae YKR022C (NTR2)), translating to MLDAEEDDGDEETAVLDTRLRTRKIKPLRLNPLPAAQESDSDAGESAGYADLLQAPGRSPKAVPQALRTMNLEDLSDDDDDDAYPVFSKQEILDIKKLRAERQQEAAAGSAVDQQFSEKSYVRMLDREDKEDLQELLGRPLHKGLSEDEGPQEAEPEMISDGRLALSKSELSAEALRRKISIEDALNADLGGGVWESTQLNKHSRTAETRFYKPILSSAVSKYDDLSSAQLAVNLLGDGKTSQKMSLLHKQLAMVHSEISALTERQNKLLEEARSLL from the coding sequence ATGCTTGACGCTGAAGAGGACGATGGCGATGAGGAAACTGCTGTTCTCGACACAAGGCTCAGGACGAGGAAGATAAAGCCTTTGCGGCTCAACCCGCTGCCCGCAGCGCAAGAATCCGACTCAGATGCAGGTGAGAGCGCGGGGTATGCAGACCTTCTGCAAGCACCCGGGCGTTCACCCAAAGCAGTGCCGCAGGCATTGCGTACTATGAACTTGGAGGACCTTTctgacgacgacgacgacgacgccTATCCTGTCTTCAGCAAGCAAGAGATCCTGGATATCAAAAAGCTCCGCGCGGAGCGCCAAcaagaagctgctgcaggcagCGCAGTAGACCAGCAATTCAGTGAGAAGTCCTACGTCCGCATGCTCGACCGCGAGGACAAGGAGGAcctgcaggagctgctcgGCCGTCCGCTTCATAAGGGGCTATCTGAAGATGAGGGGCCGCAGGAGGCTGAGCCCGAGATGATCAGCGATGGCCGGCTCGCGCTTTCCAAGAGTGAACTAAGCGCTGAAGCCCTGCGACGCAAGATTAGTATCGAAGATGCTCTCAATGCCGACCTCGGGGGAGGCGTCTGGGAGAGCACCCAGTTAAACAAGCACTCGCGCACTGCAGAAACAAGGTTCTACAAACCTATTCTGTCGTCCGCTGTTTCCAAGTACGATGATCTCAGTTCTGCGCAACTCGCAGTAAACCTGCTGGGCGATGGTAAGACAAGCCAAAAAATGTCTCTTCTACATAAGCAGCTGGCGATGGTGCACAGCGAAATTTCAGCTTTAACAGAGCGTCAAAATAAACTTTTGGAGGAAGCTCGGTCCCTTCTCTAA